The following are from one region of the Streptomyces tuirus genome:
- a CDS encoding MarR family winged helix-turn-helix transcriptional regulator, whose translation MTTPDPDGLLAEQLLRLTRRVHRIQKRHLEHRDLGITPAQSRLLRTLAHWGSPPRMADLAERLEVVPRAVTTLVDGLEASGKVRRVPDPANRRVIRIELTDDGRGALRELRAARRSAAEEILAPLTGDQREALGGLLDTLIDGTPAGPC comes from the coding sequence ATGACCACGCCCGACCCCGACGGCCTGCTCGCCGAGCAGTTGCTGCGGCTCACCCGCCGGGTGCACCGCATCCAGAAACGCCATCTGGAGCACCGTGACCTCGGCATCACCCCGGCCCAGTCCCGGCTGCTGCGCACGCTGGCGCACTGGGGATCGCCGCCGCGCATGGCCGACCTGGCCGAGCGGCTCGAAGTGGTACCGCGAGCCGTGACGACGCTGGTCGACGGTCTCGAGGCGAGCGGCAAGGTGCGGCGGGTCCCGGACCCGGCGAACCGGCGGGTCATCCGCATCGAGCTCACGGACGACGGCCGCGGTGCGCTGCGCGAGCTGCGGGCGGCGCGCAGATCGGCCGCGGAGGAGATCCTCGCGCCGCTGACGGGGGATCAGCGGGAGGCGCTCGGGGGGTTGCTCGACACCCTGATCGACGGAACGCCGGCGGGGCCCTGCTGA
- a CDS encoding type B 50S ribosomal protein L31 — MQQDKHPDYHPVVFRDRAAGYAFLTRSTATSDQTIEWDDGETYPVVDVEISSESHPFYTGKARTVDSEGRVAAFERRYGGG; from the coding sequence ATGCAGCAGGACAAGCACCCCGACTACCACCCCGTCGTCTTCCGCGACCGCGCCGCCGGGTACGCGTTCCTCACCCGGTCCACCGCGACCAGCGACCAGACCATCGAATGGGACGACGGCGAGACCTACCCGGTCGTGGACGTGGAGATCTCCTCCGAGAGCCACCCCTTCTACACGGGCAAGGCCCGCACGGTGGACTCCGAGGGCCGGGTCGCCGCGTTCGAGCGGCGCTACGGCGGCGGCTGA
- a CDS encoding ABC transporter ATP-binding protein, translating to MIGVAPPAYDPAAPTTANTLPIGAPETVRAYVAELLRRHRRAFLLLVAVNTAAVIASMAGPWLLGGLVERVSDGARDLRLELTAGLFVAALAVQAVFVRQVRLRGAILGERMLADLREDFLVRSVGLPPGVLERAGTGDLLSRITTDIDRLGNAMREAVPQLSIGVVWVFLLMGGLVITAPPLALAVLLALPLLIAGCRWYFRRAPSAYRSEAAGYAAVAAALAETVDAGRTVEAHRLGERRVALSERRIREWTAWERYTLWLRSVLFPVINITHVTVLASVLIIGGVFALHGWIDVGQLTTGALIAQMLVDPVGMILRWYDELQVAQVSLARLVGVRDIEPDAGDPSVTPEGRHVHADRVHFGYLEGVDVLRKVSLEVSPGTRLALVGPSGAGKSTLGRLLAGIYAPRDGRITLGSAELSRMPAERVRSHVALVNQEHHVFVGSLRDNLRLARTGAVDAELWAALGAVDADGWARALEEGLDTGVGSGGLALTPAQAQQIALARLVLADPHTLVLDEATSLLDPRAARNLERSLARVLDGRTVVAIAHRLHTAHDADVIAVVESGRISELGSHEELVAADGAYAALWRSWHG from the coding sequence ATGATCGGCGTCGCGCCACCGGCCTACGACCCGGCGGCCCCGACGACGGCGAACACCCTGCCGATCGGGGCCCCCGAGACCGTCCGCGCCTACGTGGCCGAACTGCTGCGCCGGCACCGGCGGGCGTTCCTGCTGCTGGTCGCCGTCAACACGGCCGCCGTGATCGCCTCGATGGCCGGTCCCTGGCTGCTGGGCGGACTGGTGGAGCGGGTGTCCGACGGGGCGCGGGACCTGCGGCTGGAACTCACCGCCGGACTCTTCGTGGCCGCGCTGGCCGTCCAGGCCGTGTTCGTCCGTCAGGTACGGCTGCGCGGCGCGATACTGGGCGAGCGCATGCTGGCCGACCTGCGCGAGGACTTCCTCGTCCGGTCGGTCGGGCTGCCGCCCGGGGTGCTGGAGCGGGCCGGGACCGGCGACCTGCTGTCGCGCATCACCACGGACATCGACCGCCTCGGCAACGCCATGCGCGAGGCCGTGCCGCAGCTGTCGATCGGCGTGGTGTGGGTGTTCCTGCTGATGGGCGGGCTGGTGATCACGGCGCCGCCGCTGGCGCTCGCCGTGCTGCTCGCCCTGCCGCTGCTGATCGCCGGCTGCCGCTGGTACTTCCGGCGGGCGCCCTCGGCCTACCGTTCCGAGGCCGCCGGGTACGCCGCCGTGGCCGCCGCGCTCGCCGAGACGGTGGACGCCGGGCGCACCGTCGAGGCCCACCGCCTGGGCGAGCGCCGCGTCGCGCTGTCCGAGCGGCGGATCCGGGAGTGGACGGCCTGGGAGCGGTACACGCTCTGGCTGCGGTCGGTGCTCTTCCCGGTCATCAACATCACCCATGTGACCGTGCTCGCCTCGGTGCTGATCATCGGCGGTGTGTTCGCCCTGCACGGGTGGATCGACGTCGGTCAGCTGACGACCGGCGCGCTGATCGCCCAGATGCTGGTCGACCCGGTGGGCATGATCCTGCGCTGGTACGACGAGCTCCAGGTGGCGCAGGTGTCGCTGGCGCGGCTCGTCGGAGTCCGGGACATCGAGCCGGACGCCGGGGATCCGTCGGTGACCCCCGAAGGGCGCCATGTGCACGCCGACCGGGTGCACTTCGGCTACCTGGAGGGCGTGGACGTCCTGCGCAAGGTGTCGCTGGAGGTCTCCCCCGGCACCCGGCTGGCCCTGGTCGGCCCCTCGGGCGCGGGCAAGTCCACGCTGGGCCGGCTGCTCGCCGGGATCTACGCGCCCCGGGACGGCCGGATCACCCTGGGCAGCGCCGAGCTGTCCCGGATGCCCGCCGAACGCGTCCGCTCCCATGTGGCCCTGGTCAACCAGGAGCACCACGTCTTCGTGGGCTCCCTGCGCGACAACCTGCGGCTCGCGCGGACCGGTGCCGTCGACGCCGAGCTGTGGGCGGCGCTGGGCGCGGTCGACGCGGACGGCTGGGCCCGTGCGCTGGAGGAGGGCCTGGACACCGGGGTGGGCTCGGGCGGTCTGGCGCTCACCCCGGCCCAGGCCCAGCAGATCGCGCTGGCCCGCCTGGTGCTGGCCGACCCGCACACGCTGGTCCTGGACGAGGCGACGTCCCTGCTCGACCCGCGCGCCGCCCGCAACCTGGAACGCTCGCTGGCCCGGGTTCTGGACGGCCGCACGGTCGTCGCCATCGCCCACCGGCTGCACACGGCCCACGACGCGGACGTCATCGCCGTCGTCGAGAGCGGCCGCATCAGTGAGCTGGGCAGCCATGAGGAGCTGGTCGCGGCGGACGGGGCGTATGCGGCGCTGTGGAGGTCGTGGCACGGCTGA
- a CDS encoding NAD(P)-binding domain-containing protein: MNNTSEVEVVVIGAGQAGLAGAYHLRRSGFEPDRDFVVLDHSPGPGGAWQFRWPSLTYGKVHGMHALPGMELTDADPERPSAEVIRAYFDRYERTFDLRVRRPVHVRAVREGSGGRLLVETSDGVWSTRALINATGTWDRPFWPRYPGQETFRGRQLHTAQYAGPGEFTGQRVVVVGGGASGTQHLLEIASYAASTTWVTRRPPVFREGPFDEDAGRAAVALVEERVRQGLPPRSVVSVTGLPLNDAIRQGIEDGVLDRQPMFDRVTPTGVDWEDGRHIDADVILWATGFRAAIDHLAPLRLRAPGGGIRMEGTHAAADPRIHLVGYGPSASTIGANRAGRAAVRDIRRLLEREPAAA, translated from the coding sequence GTGAACAACACGAGTGAGGTCGAGGTGGTCGTCATAGGCGCCGGTCAGGCCGGTCTGGCAGGCGCCTATCACCTGCGGCGGTCCGGTTTCGAGCCGGACCGCGACTTCGTCGTGCTGGACCACTCCCCCGGCCCCGGGGGCGCCTGGCAGTTCCGCTGGCCCTCGCTGACGTACGGCAAGGTGCACGGAATGCACGCCCTGCCGGGCATGGAGCTCACGGACGCGGACCCGGAGCGGCCGTCCGCCGAGGTGATCCGCGCCTACTTCGACCGCTACGAGCGGACCTTCGACCTGCGGGTCAGGCGCCCGGTGCACGTACGGGCCGTACGTGAGGGCTCCGGCGGGCGACTGCTCGTGGAGACCTCGGACGGTGTGTGGTCGACCCGGGCTCTGATCAACGCGACCGGCACCTGGGACCGGCCGTTCTGGCCGCGCTACCCGGGCCAGGAGACCTTCCGGGGGCGGCAGTTGCACACCGCGCAGTACGCCGGGCCCGGGGAGTTCACCGGGCAGCGTGTCGTGGTCGTGGGCGGCGGCGCCTCGGGCACCCAGCATCTGCTGGAGATCGCCTCGTACGCGGCGTCCACCACCTGGGTCACGCGGCGCCCGCCGGTCTTCCGCGAGGGCCCCTTCGACGAGGACGCCGGCCGCGCGGCGGTGGCACTGGTCGAGGAACGGGTACGGCAGGGCCTGCCGCCCCGCAGCGTCGTCTCGGTCACCGGGCTGCCGCTCAACGACGCGATCCGGCAGGGCATCGAGGACGGGGTGCTCGACCGGCAGCCGATGTTCGACCGCGTCACGCCCACGGGGGTGGACTGGGAGGACGGCCGGCACATCGACGCCGACGTCATCCTCTGGGCCACCGGCTTCCGCGCCGCCATCGACCACCTCGCGCCGCTGCGGCTGCGCGCCCCGGGCGGCGGCATCCGCATGGAAGGCACGCACGCGGCCGCGGACCCCCGCATCCATCTGGTCGGCTACGGACCGTCGGCCAGCACCATCGGGGCCAACCGCGCGGGCCGCGCGGCCGTGCGGGACATCCGGCGGTTGCTGGAGCGGGAACCGGCTGCGGCGTGA
- a CDS encoding L,D-transpeptidase family protein: MHSGGVRRAVAATAVLVSFLTALSACGGADGSGGTQAADRAAGTHADTADPTRVPGVGDRLQRRIPSGSRQVVAAYGDGKDSADSTVVLYTKHGSTWQRERGWAGHNGKKGWTTDHHEDDDRSPVGVFTLSDAGGVLPDPGSGLPYTRSAAFAAPRSWAPSHWHDFDYVIAIDYNRVKGTPPNDRNRPEGQTKGGGIWLHMDHGSGTSACVSVPEQAMRYLLRTLDPRQRPVVVMGDRADLAA; this comes from the coding sequence ATGCACAGTGGTGGCGTACGACGAGCCGTGGCCGCGACGGCGGTCCTCGTCTCGTTCCTGACGGCTCTGTCTGCCTGCGGCGGCGCGGACGGCAGTGGCGGGACACAAGCCGCGGACCGGGCGGCGGGCACCCACGCGGACACGGCCGACCCGACGCGCGTCCCCGGCGTCGGCGACCGGCTCCAGCGGCGGATCCCGTCCGGCTCCCGCCAGGTCGTCGCGGCCTACGGCGACGGGAAGGACTCCGCCGACTCCACGGTCGTCCTCTACACGAAGCACGGCTCGACCTGGCAGCGGGAGCGCGGCTGGGCCGGGCACAACGGCAAGAAGGGCTGGACCACAGACCACCACGAGGACGACGACCGCAGCCCCGTGGGCGTGTTCACCCTCAGCGACGCGGGCGGTGTACTGCCGGACCCGGGCTCCGGACTGCCGTACACCCGCTCCGCGGCCTTCGCCGCCCCGCGCTCGTGGGCCCCGTCGCACTGGCACGACTTCGACTACGTCATCGCCATCGACTACAACCGCGTCAAGGGCACCCCGCCGAACGACCGGAACCGCCCCGAGGGTCAGACGAAGGGTGGCGGGATCTGGCTGCACATGGACCACGGCAGCGGCACCTCCGCCTGTGTCAGCGTGCCCGAGCAGGCGATGAGGTACCTCCTGCGCACACTCGACCCGCGACAGCGTCCCGTGGTGGTGATGGGCGACAGGGCGGACCTGGCGGCCTAG
- a CDS encoding ABC transporter ATP-binding protein, with translation MQIQDLPYPDPGVPDARSGPRFLWWLFRNQLGGQLKSLAWGLLHFASVAALPFCVGVAVQAVVDRSGTGLALAGGLLALACAGNAVGDTFLHRTAITNWITAAARVQQLLARKAAHLGSALTRRVAAGEVVAVSTGDVEKIGWFVEALSRFTAALVTIVLVCVGLLVYQPALGVVVAVGLPALALAVLPLLPRATRRADTQREKAGRATELASDTVAGLRVLRGIGGEELFLDRYRSVSQEVRHAAVRSARMWSLISAIQVLLPGLLLIAVVWYGVGLAREGRITVGELVTVYSSVMVLTYPLRHFEEIAMAYSFSRPSAKRAAGVLSLQRATDTAGSRAADVPSGDLYDPQTGLLAPAGRLTAVVCGDPDAAGLLAERLGGHPSQEGTSVLLGGVPLDELPLNSARTAVLVQDKDPVLLSGTLRDLLDVPASGVVRPEAALAAAQCDDVLAALVQGSLDAGDPMDARITERGRSLSGGQRQRLALARSLITDPEALVLDEPTSAVDSHTEARIAQGVRELRAGRTTVVFTSSPLLLDRADRVVFLHDGEAVAVGAHRELVRTEPRYRAVVTRETDDEAALNGSVALHDVLQELEEIEEKA, from the coding sequence ATGCAGATTCAAGACCTTCCGTACCCCGACCCGGGCGTGCCGGACGCGCGTTCGGGGCCCCGATTCCTGTGGTGGCTCTTCCGCAATCAGCTGGGCGGTCAGCTCAAGTCGCTGGCCTGGGGGCTGCTGCACTTCGCCTCCGTCGCCGCCCTGCCCTTCTGTGTCGGGGTCGCCGTGCAGGCCGTCGTCGACCGCTCCGGCACCGGACTCGCCCTGGCGGGGGGTCTGCTGGCGCTGGCCTGCGCCGGCAACGCGGTCGGCGACACCTTCCTGCACCGCACCGCGATCACCAACTGGATCACGGCAGCCGCCCGCGTCCAGCAACTGCTCGCCCGCAAGGCCGCCCATCTGGGCTCGGCGCTGACCCGGCGCGTCGCGGCCGGTGAGGTGGTGGCGGTGTCGACCGGTGACGTCGAGAAGATCGGCTGGTTCGTCGAGGCCCTGTCCCGCTTCACCGCGGCCCTGGTCACGATCGTGCTGGTCTGCGTGGGCCTGCTCGTCTACCAGCCGGCACTCGGCGTGGTCGTCGCCGTGGGGCTGCCCGCGCTGGCGCTCGCCGTGCTGCCGTTGCTGCCCCGCGCCACCCGCCGTGCCGACACCCAGCGCGAGAAGGCCGGGCGCGCCACCGAACTCGCCTCGGACACCGTCGCCGGCCTGCGTGTGCTGCGCGGCATCGGCGGCGAGGAGTTGTTCCTCGACCGCTACCGCAGCGTCTCCCAGGAGGTCCGCCACGCGGCCGTGCGCAGCGCCCGGATGTGGTCCCTGATCTCCGCCATCCAGGTCCTGCTGCCGGGACTGCTGCTCATCGCGGTCGTCTGGTACGGCGTCGGGCTGGCGCGCGAGGGCCGGATCACCGTCGGCGAACTGGTCACCGTCTACAGCTCGGTCATGGTCCTCACCTACCCGCTGCGGCACTTCGAGGAGATCGCCATGGCGTACTCCTTCTCCCGGCCCTCCGCCAAGCGGGCCGCGGGAGTGCTGTCGCTGCAACGGGCCACCGACACCGCCGGATCGCGCGCGGCCGACGTCCCCTCCGGCGACCTGTACGACCCGCAAACCGGGCTGCTCGCGCCCGCCGGACGGCTCACGGCGGTGGTGTGCGGTGACCCGGACGCGGCGGGCCTGCTGGCGGAACGGCTGGGCGGACACCCGTCCCAGGAGGGCACCTCGGTGCTGCTGGGCGGAGTGCCGCTCGACGAACTGCCGTTGAACAGCGCCCGTACGGCCGTCCTCGTCCAGGACAAGGACCCGGTGCTGTTGTCCGGCACGCTCCGCGACCTGCTCGACGTACCCGCGTCGGGCGTCGTCCGGCCGGAAGCGGCGCTGGCGGCCGCGCAGTGCGACGACGTGCTGGCGGCACTGGTGCAGGGCTCACTGGACGCCGGCGACCCCATGGACGCCCGGATCACCGAGCGCGGCCGGTCCCTGTCCGGCGGTCAGCGCCAGCGGCTCGCGCTCGCCCGCTCGCTGATCACCGACCCGGAGGCGCTCGTCCTGGACGAGCCGACCTCGGCCGTCGACTCGCACACCGAGGCACGGATCGCGCAGGGCGTGCGGGAGTTGCGCGCCGGGCGCACGACCGTGGTGTTCACCTCCTCACCGCTGCTGCTGGACCGCGCCGACCGGGTCGTGTTCCTGCACGACGGCGAGGCCGTGGCGGTCGGCGCCCACCGCGAACTGGTGCGGACCGAGCCCCGCTACCGGGCGGTGGTCACCCGCGAGACGGACGACGAGGCCGCGCTGAACGGTTCCGTCGCCCTGCACGACGTCCTGCAGGAACTGGAAGAGATCGAGGAGAAGGCATGA
- the mltG gene encoding endolytic transglycosylase MltG yields the protein MQKNTPPRSTIRLTRRGRIVLVATGAVVVGTAVAVPLLTLGTEEESRPTTLAVPEGWRASQVYTAVDKALALPAGSTKKSLDKAALKLPNDAEGNPEGYLFPATYPLQEKVTPDKLLALMVDTANDKFNGAPIAAGAQRNAMNVYQAVTIASIVQAEAATRADMGKVARVIFNRLERGMPLQMDSTINYALNRSTLRTTESDTRIESPYNSYQRMGLPPTPIANPGEEAMHAAINPTPGNWLYFVTVRPGDTRFTADYQEHQRNVAEFNAQAKKKESGAKAAG from the coding sequence ATGCAGAAGAACACTCCGCCACGGAGCACGATTCGACTGACGCGCAGGGGCCGCATCGTCCTCGTCGCGACCGGAGCCGTCGTGGTCGGTACCGCCGTGGCGGTGCCGCTGCTGACCCTGGGGACCGAGGAAGAGAGCCGGCCCACGACCCTGGCGGTCCCCGAGGGGTGGCGCGCGAGCCAGGTGTACACGGCCGTCGACAAGGCCCTCGCCCTGCCCGCCGGCAGCACGAAGAAGTCCCTGGACAAGGCCGCCCTGAAACTGCCGAACGACGCCGAGGGCAATCCGGAGGGCTACCTCTTCCCGGCCACCTATCCGCTCCAGGAGAAGGTCACGCCGGACAAGCTCCTCGCGTTGATGGTCGACACGGCGAACGACAAGTTCAACGGCGCGCCCATCGCCGCCGGGGCGCAGCGCAACGCCATGAACGTGTACCAGGCCGTCACCATCGCCAGCATCGTCCAGGCGGAGGCGGCCACCAGGGCCGACATGGGCAAGGTGGCCCGGGTGATCTTCAACCGCCTCGAGCGCGGCATGCCGCTGCAGATGGACTCCACCATCAACTACGCGCTCAACCGCTCCACCCTGCGTACGACGGAGAGCGACACCCGGATCGAGAGCCCCTACAACTCGTACCAGCGCATGGGCCTGCCGCCCACGCCCATCGCCAACCCCGGCGAGGAGGCGATGCACGCGGCCATCAACCCGACCCCGGGCAACTGGCTGTACTTCGTCACGGTCCGCCCGGGCGACACCCGTTTCACCGCGGACTACCAGGAACACCAGCGCAACGTCGCGGAGTTCAACGCGCAGGCGAAGAAGAAGGAGAGCGGGGCGAAGGCGGCGGGCTGA
- a CDS encoding ABC transporter ATP-binding protein yields the protein MHPDREAPWIPPADSKEQPRQVRRILGLFRPYRGRLAVVGLLVGAASLVSVATPFLLKEILDVAIPEGRTGLLSLLALGMILSAVLTSVFGVLQTLISTTVGQRVMHDLRTAVYGRLQRMSLAFFTRTRTGEVQSRIANDIGGMQATVTSTATSLVSNVTSVVATIVAMIALDWRLTVVSLLLLPVFVWISRRVGNERRKITTQRQKQMAAMAATVTESLSVSGILLGRTMGRSDSLTKSFSDESEELVDLEVRSNMAGRWRMAVITIVMAALPAVIYWTAGMALQLGGPEVSIGTIVAFVSLQQGLFRPAVSLLSTGVQIQTSLALFQRIFEYLDLPIDITERPDPVRLDRIKGEVRFENVSFGYDGKGGPVLDGIDLTVPAGSSLALVGSTGAGKSTLGYLVPRLYDVTGGRVTLDGTDVRDLDFDTLARAVGVVSQETYLFHASVAENLRFAKPDATDEELHQAAKAAQIHDHIAALPDGYDTVVGERGHRFSGGEKQRLAIARTILRDPPVLILDEATSALDTRTEAAVQDAIDALSANRTTLTIAHRLSTVRGADQIVVLDSGRAVERGTHEELLEEGGRYAALVRRDAQLEPTS from the coding sequence ATGCATCCCGACCGTGAAGCCCCGTGGATCCCGCCGGCCGACTCCAAGGAGCAGCCCCGGCAGGTCCGCCGCATCCTCGGCCTCTTCCGCCCCTACCGGGGCCGCCTCGCGGTCGTCGGCCTGCTGGTCGGCGCCGCGTCACTGGTCTCCGTCGCCACGCCCTTCCTGCTGAAGGAGATCCTCGACGTCGCGATCCCCGAGGGGCGCACGGGCCTGCTCAGCCTCCTCGCCCTGGGCATGATCCTCAGCGCCGTCCTCACCAGCGTCTTCGGAGTCCTCCAGACCCTGATCTCCACGACGGTCGGCCAGCGTGTCATGCACGACCTGCGCACCGCCGTCTACGGCCGGCTCCAGCGCATGTCCCTCGCCTTCTTCACGCGCACGCGCACGGGCGAGGTGCAGTCCCGCATCGCCAACGACATCGGCGGCATGCAGGCCACCGTCACCTCCACCGCGACCTCCCTGGTCTCCAACGTCACCAGCGTGGTCGCCACCATCGTCGCGATGATCGCCCTCGACTGGCGCCTGACGGTCGTCTCCCTGCTGTTGCTGCCGGTGTTCGTGTGGATCAGCCGCCGCGTCGGCAACGAACGACGCAAGATCACCACTCAGCGCCAGAAGCAGATGGCCGCCATGGCCGCCACCGTCACCGAGTCGCTCTCCGTCAGCGGCATCCTGCTGGGCCGCACGATGGGCCGCTCCGACTCGCTGACGAAGTCCTTCTCCGACGAGTCCGAGGAACTCGTCGACCTGGAGGTGCGGTCGAACATGGCGGGCCGGTGGCGCATGGCCGTCATCACGATCGTCATGGCCGCCCTGCCCGCCGTCATCTACTGGACCGCCGGCATGGCCCTGCAACTGGGCGGCCCGGAGGTCTCCATCGGCACGATCGTCGCCTTCGTCTCGCTCCAGCAGGGCCTGTTCCGCCCGGCCGTGAGCCTGCTGTCGACCGGTGTGCAGATCCAGACCTCCCTCGCCCTCTTCCAGCGCATCTTCGAATACCTCGACCTGCCGATCGACATCACCGAGCGTCCCGACCCCGTGCGACTCGACCGCATCAAGGGAGAGGTCCGCTTCGAGAACGTCTCCTTCGGCTACGACGGCAAGGGCGGCCCGGTCCTCGACGGCATCGACCTCACCGTCCCCGCGGGCAGCAGCCTCGCCCTCGTCGGCTCCACCGGCGCCGGCAAGTCCACGCTGGGCTATCTGGTGCCCCGTCTCTACGACGTCACCGGCGGCCGCGTCACCCTCGACGGGACCGACGTCCGCGACCTCGACTTCGACACCCTGGCGCGCGCGGTCGGCGTCGTCTCACAGGAGACGTACCTCTTCCACGCCTCGGTCGCCGAGAACCTGCGCTTCGCCAAGCCCGACGCCACCGACGAGGAACTGCACCAGGCGGCGAAGGCCGCCCAGATCCACGACCACATCGCGGCGCTGCCCGACGGTTACGACACCGTCGTAGGCGAGCGCGGCCACCGCTTCTCCGGCGGGGAGAAGCAGCGCCTGGCCATCGCCCGCACCATCCTGCGCGACCCGCCGGTGCTCATCCTCGACGAGGCCACCAGCGCACTGGACACCCGGACCGAGGCCGCCGTCCAGGACGCCATCGACGCCCTGTCGGCCAACCGCACCACCCTCACCATCGCCCACCGGCTGTCCACCGTGCGCGGCGCCGACCAGATCGTGGTCCTCGACTCGGGCCGCGCGGTCGAACGCGGCACGCACGAGGAGCTCCTGGAGGAGGGGGGCCGGTACGCGGCGCTGGTACGCCGGGACGCTCAACTGGAACCGACAAGCTGA
- a CDS encoding DUF5709 domain-containing protein yields MNSSDGWGDDVYQPDQDEQREDTGLLDAEDTLENDGVDDPLDRGWSPPERPWAVEHTGVTAAERQRGETLDQRLSEELPDAAVPDGDGLGDSEGTDGELLDNEVGAARAGRLVAPDEGAHEDEEEALVAIDVGIDGDAASAEEAAVHVVDEDTLSG; encoded by the coding sequence GTGAACAGCTCCGACGGCTGGGGAGACGACGTCTACCAGCCGGACCAAGACGAGCAGAGGGAGGACACGGGCCTGCTCGACGCCGAGGACACCCTGGAGAACGACGGCGTCGACGATCCCCTGGACCGGGGCTGGTCCCCTCCCGAGCGGCCCTGGGCCGTCGAGCACACCGGCGTGACGGCGGCCGAGCGGCAGCGGGGCGAGACGCTGGACCAGCGGCTCTCCGAAGAGCTGCCGGACGCCGCCGTCCCGGACGGTGACGGTCTCGGGGACTCCGAGGGCACCGACGGGGAACTTCTGGACAACGAGGTCGGCGCCGCGCGCGCCGGCCGGCTCGTGGCACCCGACGAGGGCGCCCACGAGGACGAGGAGGAGGCGCTGGTCGCCATCGACGTGGGCATCGACGGCGACGCCGCGTCGGCCGAGGAGGCCGCCGTGCACGTCGTCGACGAGGACACCCTGTCCGGCTGA
- a CDS encoding metal-dependent hydrolase, whose product MMGPAHSLSGAAAWLGVGAAAAAAGHPMPWPVLLVGALICAGAALAPDLDHKAATISRSFGPLSRWLCEIVDKLSYAVYKATKKQGDPRRSGGHRTLTHTWLWAVLIGAGTSVVAITGDRWGVLAVLFVHLVLAIEGLLWRAARGSSSDVLVWLLAATTAWILAGVLDKPGKGADWLFAAPGQEYLWLGLPVVLGAIVHDIGDALTVSGCPILWPIPVGRKRWYPIGPPKVMRFRAGSWVELKVLMPVFMLLGGVGCAAALNVI is encoded by the coding sequence ATGATGGGACCAGCACACTCACTGTCGGGAGCCGCCGCCTGGCTGGGCGTCGGCGCGGCCGCCGCGGCGGCCGGGCACCCGATGCCCTGGCCGGTCCTCCTCGTCGGCGCCCTGATCTGCGCCGGAGCCGCGCTCGCCCCGGATCTCGACCACAAGGCAGCCACCATCTCGCGGTCCTTCGGACCACTGTCGCGCTGGCTGTGCGAGATCGTCGACAAGCTGTCGTACGCCGTCTACAAGGCCACCAAGAAGCAGGGCGACCCGCGCCGCTCCGGCGGGCACCGCACGCTGACGCACACCTGGCTGTGGGCGGTCCTGATCGGTGCGGGCACCTCGGTCGTGGCGATCACCGGTGACCGCTGGGGCGTGCTCGCGGTCCTCTTCGTCCACCTGGTCCTGGCCATCGAGGGCCTGCTGTGGCGAGCGGCGCGCGGCTCCAGCAGCGATGTCCTGGTGTGGCTGCTGGCCGCGACCACGGCGTGGATCCTCGCGGGGGTCCTGGACAAGCCGGGCAAGGGCGCGGACTGGCTGTTCGCGGCGCCGGGGCAGGAGTATCTGTGGCTGGGTCTGCCGGTGGTGCTGGGCGCGATCGTGCACGACATCGGGGACGCGCTGACCGTGTCCGGCTGCCCGATCCTGTGGCCCATCCCGGTCGGGCGCAAGCGCTGGTATCCGATCGGGCCGCCCAAGGTCATGCGGTTCCGGGCGGGCAGCTGGGTCGAGCTGAAGGTGCTGATGCCGGTGTTCATGCTGCTGGGCGGGGTGGGCTGCGCGGCGGCGCTCAACGTCATCTGA